Part of the Gigantopelta aegis isolate Gae_Host chromosome 15, Gae_host_genome, whole genome shotgun sequence genome is shown below.
ctTTAAAGGtgtatttttgactattataaccgtttttgataactgaaatcatactttacttacattttatggtttagattatcaattttcgtacattcgaagtgtagCCAAAATgcttttgtcatatttttaaaaacacacgtgcgtctgagaagtaacagttatggagtcgagttttagtccattttcagagggtatttcaaAGTCACGGGCTcagttgtaacgttatccaaatgtgtttcaggtttgtagattaactaaacttagtgttaattttcacgggttgaaaccagGGTCTGGCCCTTTAAGatcaggtctcactacacagatgtcatctgccattgaaacccatgttatactaccaacttcaagcgaagattgcccatagaacgggttctcgttggcactaacaacatacaccattgcgaacatacattatattagcatttattttcactccaaaattgagaacatttccgtctcagttttttgctatatgaccgcatctggctgtagtaccggtccgaacaggtggttcattaaccgattcactccggctgtcacttgtgctatatacccatgtcccaaaaggtcgatgcacaatattacaaaataacatgggcaaaatacagccagaaggcttaccattaaacatacatattgttttaattcttcaccatttcctagaagtgaatatgtgaaccataacatgtgtcacagttaggaactatagtggaccgtcatcaatgaactctcacccggaagtcatctgtgtagtgagacctcaggtcaggtcatggggcttaaagggagagtaaactaaaacatgagccttatttgttggaaagatgcatacccggaccaccaacacatactgacactttacgaaatgaaaaacgcgtgactttagtgttaataaaaaaaaaaacgtgattattcctgctaactgggggaagccattttcttttcttttcgaggCGTCCGAGACAGCTAGCaaggggcgaagtgacgtcagcttcTGACCATCTCCCgcatgtacagtgtaaacaaaagcagtaattttcgacaaggcgcttctctttgatcaacctgacttgtaaaacaacataaatgacgggataatataataatatatttaactaaatatatttcaagttgcattaacggaacaaaatggggttatagtatttttctctgttaaataatccaaaggaaaaatgtacactattaggcctattgacaTGCTATGTgggagcaaaaacaacaactcacgatacccaagtgatacttttcttttctttgggactacgtaattggtcagttctgtggttttagatggaaaagtcaaCTTATTCagtagttttacagaactatttacagtaataaaccatgtccattaccattttaggggcgacaggtaagaTTACGCAATagcggtatgtatttttgtgtctagacagcgtcaattaattggctcgtctcgttaccaatcaaatacacgcctgccaatcaggaatcgcAGGTAGAAACAATTAACAGtatataccaattaactaagaaaacactctgtgtatcattccagtacgtaggttaatgcataaaaaaaacattgttaattatttcgacttgttgtgtagccactttgacaatggagttttattttgtattgaaaaataatatatatatatatggtttattactgtatatatatatatatatatatatatatatatatatatatatatatatatatatatatatatatattgctcgatatacttattgctggcttactgggatgtatattattacagaacattgcaatgtatgactatttatcatcccgcaaaaaacaggtagattgtttctctagttctaaggctcattcctgacgttacgcgttaagtatcacgtaaccaccagctcgccagagggcgtattaactggaatggaacaaaatggctgcgcccgttatatctaatagccgtcacatttaaccgttttattaattaaatataataatatacttgttgatgttaagcaataatgtgcattatatatttttgaatgtacataccagtccaaaagccttgcttaagcattcctttaacgtgcacattcagagaaagCTGCTGTATCGCACCCCTGTCATGAGAGCAGGAGTCGACCCCTGCCGGCTCCTCAGTCCAGGACAGGACTATAATTAAGATACTTACGCCATTTTATAGAGTTCATCTACTATCTTTTCCGCATCTTTAAGGCCCAACCAGTCGAGAAGTTTCTCTAGATCCTTTACTGGCAGACGGTGGATTGTATCCAGTACGTGGTAGAGATTCTCGGGAGAGCTCTGCCAGAAGTCAACCGTCGCGTTGTACCTTTGTGGCCAGAAATTCATGATGGACGAATTGTAGTGACGGTTCTTGTCATGGTAACTGCTGATGGAATCCAGAGCTAGAACAATCTGCTCTGATGACGGTTTTGGACAGTCTCCATACAGATAGGCTTCCATCAGAACTATAGTGATCCATGACGTCACGAACATATTATTGTCATACACGCCCGGCATGTCGCGGATAAAAGCTAGTTCTGGTGGTCCATGTGTGTTGACCTTTACCTCGCTGCCATAGCCTCCCTTTTCCTTCCTCCAATGCTCTAGAGGTTTGTATTGGGTATCTTTCTTCTCTTGCAGATCTGAGGTCTTCTTGTATAATTCCTTAATTAAAGAGTCAGTGTTAGACTGCACAGTAAGTAGACAGACTGTTATAACAATACCCAAAACGCATACCAGTTTTGTCTGAAAAATCATTTTTGATTTAGGTCTCAGTGTTTGAGTTATTAAGACCTCTCCCGAGTTAAAACAGAACAAGAAAAAGACAGTGAAGGTATGTACACATTTGGCACCTCAGCCTTATCGGAATGACCGAGGTTATTGAACGATTTATGCGACGTACAATAGTAGGATCTTGCAAACTAACCACATGTCTATTTTCACAGGATAcaaaatagtgtttttaaaaaaacatgataaCTTTGTTAGGCAACTGATTTGGTTTATAGTGGACTCTCAACTCCAAACAGTCtctgttacatacatacacacacagagagagagagagagagagagagagagagagagagagagagagagagagagagagagagagagattatgcCAATCATAGATCATTGTCCCGTTTGTTAGGATCGTATCCAATATGgcataaggggggggggggggggcgctttacatgtattttcatatgCCCGTGTGGTGGATCTTGTAACCATGTGGAATCCTTATCTGTCTCAGCCTTAGTAGTGTGGTTATGGTTATAGGCTACAAGGTAATTGGTTCACACCTTTGTGCTGGTTCTTACCCAGAGCCTTAAACGGCTCAGTGGGAAGAATTAAGGCCACTACGCACagtcttgtctctcactaaccattgtcctggacagacactaAACGGTAAGACACTAAGGTTCTTCAAAACACACTCAAACAGGGCAGTTTACTCGTATTCAGAGTAAGAGTTTGTGTTAAATACATCTCTATTGATCAGAACGAACAAAATTCATTAATGTATTCAAAATCTTTGAAACTTTATTCAGATGACACCATGAAGACTTAATGAACaatgaatatttacaataacaaggtgATAACAGCAGTTcttcataaaatatactgaactacACTGAAAACGCATCattcaattttcatttgttcTTGCTATCATATGTGTAAATTCACTATAAAACATGCAATAAGCCTAACAcgtgaatacaatttttggttttatttattgCTTACCAGAATACACCGAGTTATAAAACCCtcagttaaatgtattatttgtgtCCTCATATCCTTTTTAACCTTACAATTCTGCCCGATGCGTTGTTTTTTGTGGATTTCAGTATACTAGTATTTACAGACACGattcaatataacaataaacacaACTTTAAAAGACAAACAGTGAAGAGATCTGACCTGATATCATGAAAAGATTTGTATATGAATTAATATTCCatatttgtttggtaatattggagatgtgtatttgtgtttaaaatgggtagtaaaaacaatgtaaataattatagagGTATCACTCTCATGAGCCACTTATCAAAATTGTtcacaacaattttaaacaatagatTACTGAATGGGAGTTCAACCTacaatattatatctgatgCACAGTTTGGGTTTAAGCCCGGTTTTAGCACGGTTGATGCTATTTTTGCTCTGCAGAGTCTTATAACTATTACGCTTGGCAGTAAGAAAAGGATCTATTGTGCTTTCATTGACTTTAGTAAAGCATTTGATACAGTTGAGCATAAGGCATTGTGGCTAAACATTTCTAAATTAGGATTAAATAGTAAGCttgtaaatgttgtaaaatcaATGTATGGTCAGATAAAATCATGTGTGAAATATCAGGGAAATGTATCTGAATCCTTCTGGTACAAATCCGGTCTAATTCAAGGAGAAGCTCTTTCGccattcttgttttctttatttattaacgATCTAGAAATGGAACTGTTAAATTCCACCGACCGACTATACCAGTTAAATATGCTTCATCTCTGTCTACTGATGTATGTCGATGATGCAGAATTGTTTTCCGAAAGTGCGCCTAAATTGCAGAGTAtgttaggggccgtccataattttcaacattttcacgagttaaactgtacacttttgaccaccccctccccctcccccctaaaagtgtacatccccaaatgaaaaatgttgatcaataattttcatttttaaaaaaggcgTACGCTGGCCTCTTAACATTCCACCCAACCACCTTACCATGAAAAGGAGCACTACTGGTGATCTATTTCGAATTAGGTAGATGACCTTTGTACATAAGTAGGAACATCTGTAtggttaaatattggataaatttgttgaatacagataactgtattttgaaagagtGTTATAACACCCTATATGACGAGTGTATAAGAAAACCACGTTCTTTTAACTGGGTTAGTCAAATAAGAGACTTGCTtctcactaatggttttggtcacatatggtataatcaaaatgtagaaaatggtaatacatttatatcactattcaaacagagaatgactgatcaatttatccaagctatgtatgctgtattcaacaattctccaaaatgtctgttatacaaattcgttgttaataattattgcttacaaccttatcttcagaaacctattgccttgaaatacaaacatattttgagtaaatttAGATTATCTTCCAATAATCTCTTTATAaaaacgggcagataccacaatattgacaggaataatagaatttgtcgtctgtgcaatatgaatgtagtagaagacgaatatcactttgttctagtgtgtcctttcttcagtaacataagagataaatatattaaacctttttattataataaaccacattatttaaattaacgcaactactgtccagcgacaattcaaaatgcctaattaaattgtgtaagtatttgaacaTTGCTATCACgtatagaacagacaacattgatacgtgacatatgttattatattgtataatattgctatgcatgcattacccatttactatagaattttattgattgtaacccggtgctacataccattcccagcagtgtgcacattatattattttatatataaatatgtatgtatgcctacaaaatgtatactttttggcaaaaataaaatgtgtttattacaCCTTCTTTTCACCTCACCAAGTTTTATACTTATCAGTCGCCCTATAACATTTGTAAAAGACTATGCCACTGTCTATGGTTTACCGAATTTCTTTGTAgtttcagaaatatatatatatatatatatatatatatatatatatatatatatatatatatatgtatgtatgtatgtgtgtgtgtatgtatgtacatgtacacgtacacacacacacacacacacacacacacacacacacacacacacacacatatatatatatatagacaaacagatagatatagatacatacatacatacatatatatacacacgtgtgtgtgtgtgtgtgtgtgtgtgtgtgtgtgtgtgtgtgtgtttcccattaccatagtttgacacccaatagccgatgtatttttcgtgctggggtgtcgttaaacattcgttcgttcgttcgttcgttcgtatgtatgtatgtatgtatgtatgtatgtatgtatgtatgtatgtatgtatgtatgtatgtatgtatgtatgtatgtatatatatatatatatatatatatatatatatacagtggactctgtctaaaccggactcacttcgtacaatcgaaatagtccggtttacatcgaagaccggtttagacagagttcatccagagttatggttcttgaatgatcgcgatcaacaatgacatttgaacccatggatggttgggaaacaTAGTCATACAAACCAGACTTGCCTCCAACAcataaaaaaagcaaaatgattttaaatttttttttattgatttaatacACATCAAATAGCACACGGAGTTCGTTGTTTTAACAATCTTTCTGTTTTGACTGTGTATTTGAATCAAattcttgtattaatttgactttaGTTTCTAACGAAAATTTGATATGTTGCCGTTTTTTGGGTCGCTccgccattataaatgaaataagacatcacaaaatatacatgtatgtatgtatgtatgcccacaaatgactgtcaggtcagatgtcgggaattaacgtgcttatatcaatttaatgttcaagcactctcgttgcgagcacgatttctaactaaaattaaaaacgtttatacaaatgattagataaaaatactaattaatggttaaataaactttatttacaaggaagttaaaaagtgtttatacaaagggttaaaaagggtttctacaaatgattatgtaaaaagtagaatattgacaataaaatatgtctggttaATCTGGTATTTATGTCGGAGGAGAGTAGACGGGAAGGTCTGCcccatttttaattcatttccctAGGCCATCCcatccaccacctccaccataatGGAAATGTTAAGAATTGGAAAGTGGAGATTGATGAATATCTCCATATTAACCATAACATGAACCCGCataaaactatgtgattggTGCTGTGACTTAACTTAAGTCAAAAGAGCTATCACCTATCAAAGAAGaaggtaaataataaaataacaataaaacaataataagaagaaaataaaataagaaaaaaataaagaaaaataagaaaatttatATGAACATGtcatagtagtaaattaaaagGTGTTAATGTAAGTAGAAAGGGA
Proteins encoded:
- the LOC121390278 gene encoding uncharacterized protein LOC121390278 translates to MIFQTKLVCVLGIVITVCLLTVQSNTDSLIKELYKKTSDLQEKKDTQYKPLEHWRKEKGGYGSEVKVNTHGPPELAFIRDMPGVYDNNMFVTSWITIVLMEAYLYGDCPKPSSEQIVLALDSISSYHDKNRHYNSSIMNFWPQRYNATVDFWQSSPENLYHVLDTIHRLPVKDLEKLLDWLGLKDAEKIVDELYKMA